A stretch of DNA from Actinomycetota bacterium:
TCTCCTCCGGTTCCTCCGGGATATATATCAGGATATCCATGGACACCCTCGGCCGGATCCTGCCTTGCACATCCTTGAGGCGGTCCAGGAACCTCTTGTCCGTCCGCGGGACCACCATAAGGTCAATATCGCTGAAAGGGCCGATCCTGCCCTCGGCCAAGGATCCGATGAGGATCGCTTTCTCGGCCCCATGCGCCTGAGTTCCTCGACCGCCCGAGAGAGCTCCCGTGACAACAAGCGGCGCCTTCTCTCCAACATTTCTTCGCCTATCATCAACACCGCCACCTCTCTCGCCACGATCATAGCATCCACACCGTTTCCACCTGGGCCTCTCGTCGAGTGCAACCATCGGCCGATGCTCCCCACGCGATGCCGCCTTCCCGACTGCTATCCCTAGCTGGAGGAAGATCCTGGAATGAGGTCGGTCGACGCGCTCCCCGTGTCGTCACCCGTCAATGCATACGCCCGCCTTTCCCCCGGGTTGCGGTCCCGGAACCGCTGCGGCATGCCGGACACGGCGCTCCCATCATGAGCGGGCACCGTGTGTCAGGTCGGCCACAAACGGCGATCGGGGGCATACGGGGCATATGTGTGCCTGTCGTTGACCTGGCAGTCTATGCCATATCGCGCGCATTCCGTTTTCCATATCCTTCCGCTGCCGGCCGGCGCGTCGCGGTCCCCCCGGGGCCGGCTACAGCTTGAGGACGAGGTAACGCAGCAGGTAGTAGGAGACCACGGCGGTGAAGAACATGGAGTCGAAACGGTCCATGATGCCGCCGTGGCCGGGGATGAGGGAGCTCATGTCCTTGATGCCCAGCTCCCTCTTCACCAGCGACTCGGAGAGGTCTCCCAGGGGGCCGAACACGCACACCACCCCCGCCAGGGACATGGCCACCCCCAGGCTGAGCCAGTCGCGGTTCAAGGTGAGGTAGAGCACGTAGGCGGCGACGAAGGAGGCCAGGGTTCCCGCCGCCGTCCCTTCCCAGCTTTTCCCAGGGCTGATGCGCGGCACCATCTTGTGGCGGCCGAAAGCCGACCCCGCGAAGTAGGCGATGGAGTCGTATATCCATACCATCACGATCACCGCGAAGGGCGCCGTCCAGGGCACGTCGTCGAATCCCAACATGAGCACGAAGTGGGCCAGGCACAGTCCCACCAGGGCCACCCCCAGAAGGGAGACGGCGATATCTACGGTGGGGGAATCGGAGCCCCCGCGCGCGATGCACCACGCGAAGAGCAGCGGCAGGTAGCAAGCCATGGCCACCACCAGGGGAGTGAGGTCCTGGCTCTCACGGAGAAAATAGGCGATGATCGGGAAGGCGCATCCGGCGGCGACGGAGAGGAGAGCGGCAGGACGGTAGCGGTGGCGGGAAAAGGTGGAATAGAGCTCCCAGAGGCCGCCCAGGACGATGAGGGATATCCCCGCCGTGAAGGGGATCTCGCCCCACCACAGCAGGATGACCACCACCAGGACCAACACCACCGCGCTCACCACGCGCGCCGCCAGCCCGCGGAAACGCGCCGCCAGCGGAGCCTTGCCGCCGCCGCCCGCCCCCGCTCCCGCCGCGCCGCCCGCCACTCAGACCTCCATGAGTTCCTTTTCCTTGACCTTGAGCATCTCGTCGATCTCGGCCACATAGCGGTCGGTGAGCTTCTGCGCCTCCTCCTGTCCCCGGCGCAGGTCGTCCTTGGTGATCTCCCCCTCCTTCTCGAAGGAGCGCAGGTCCTCGATGGCGTCGCGACGCACGTTGCGCACCGCCACCCTGCCCTCCTCGGCCTTGGCGCGCACCAGGCGCGTGAGCTCCTTGCGCCGCTCCTCGTTGAGCTTGGGTATGGGAAGACGGACGACGTTGCCGTCGTTGACCGGGTTGAGACCCAGGTCCGACTGCAGGATGGCCTTCTCCACCTCCGGGATCACGCTCTTGTCGTAGGGAGAGATGACCAGCAGGGTGGGCTCGGGCACCCCTATGGAGGCTATCTGGTTGAGGGGGGTGGGCGTGCCGTAGTAGTTCACGCTCACCCGGTTGAGCAGCGAGGCGCTGGCCCTCCCGGTGCGGATGGAGGCGAACTCGTCCTTCACGTGTTCCACGGCCTTCTTCATGCGGCGTTCCGCGTCCTGCAACACCTCGTCTAACACTGTTTCTCCCCCTTGTCCTTC
This window harbors:
- a CDS encoding nucleotidyltransferase domain-containing protein, with protein sequence MVALDERPRWKRCGCYDRGERGGGVDDRRRNVGEKAPLVVTGALSGGRGTQAHGAEKAILIGSLAEGRIGPFSDIDLMVVPRTDKRFLDRLKDVQGRIRPRVSMDILIYIPEEPEEMERINPFIRHAMGKGKALYAVTP
- a CDS encoding phosphatidate cytidylyltransferase, coding for MAGGAAGAGAGGGGKAPLAARFRGLAARVVSAVVLVLVVVILLWWGEIPFTAGISLIVLGGLWELYSTFSRHRYRPAALLSVAAGCAFPIIAYFLRESQDLTPLVVAMACYLPLLFAWCIARGGSDSPTVDIAVSLLGVALVGLCLAHFVLMLGFDDVPWTAPFAVIVMVWIYDSIAYFAGSAFGRHKMVPRISPGKSWEGTAAGTLASFVAAYVLYLTLNRDWLSLGVAMSLAGVVCVFGPLGDLSESLVKRELGIKDMSSLIPGHGGIMDRFDSMFFTAVVSYYLLRYLVLKL
- the frr gene encoding ribosome recycling factor, yielding MLDEVLQDAERRMKKAVEHVKDEFASIRTGRASASLLNRVSVNYYGTPTPLNQIASIGVPEPTLLVISPYDKSVIPEVEKAILQSDLGLNPVNDGNVVRLPIPKLNEERRKELTRLVRAKAEEGRVAVRNVRRDAIEDLRSFEKEGEITKDDLRRGQEEAQKLTDRYVAEIDEMLKVKEKELMEV